A single region of the Brienomyrus brachyistius isolate T26 chromosome 10, BBRACH_0.4, whole genome shotgun sequence genome encodes:
- the LOC125750250 gene encoding ceramide-1-phosphate transfer protein-like, with product MKVKIHSEEEETRETDDRGTELNGLSNDLVRECPGQIFQVSRLLTHLGATLSSDSDILLQPYLSCWDELIKFMESLGTVVSFISQQVRKKVTIIRELAQQDAQMRREGEIGREAEGNSYRSVRSMIEAELSRGLVNFRTQTPSGCRTLLRLHRALLWLQLFLQKVGEGPDASGEMPHPSDLCREAYQLTLAHHHSWIAQRAAELAFMAMPDREAMIQLVCVHSQQEAGRVLDRVARALGEVYSRTQNAFEEHGLLDLP from the exons ATGAAGGTAAAGATCCACAGCGAAGAAGAAGAGACCAGAGAGACTGATGACCGGGGAACGGAGCTAAA CGGACTCAGTAATGACCTGGTGAGAGAATGTCCTGGTCAGATATTCCAGGTCTCACGGCTACTGACCCACCTGGGTGCAACACTGAGCTCTGACTCCGACATCCTGCTGCAGCCCTACCTGTCCTGCTGGGATGAGCTCATCAA GTTCATGGAGTCTTTGGGTACTGTGGTATCCTTCATCTCTCAGCAGGTGCGGAAAAAAGTCACAATAATCCGCGAGCTAGCTCAGCAAGATGCACAGATGCGAAGGGAGGGAGAGATTGGGCGAGAGGCCGAAGGGAACTCGTACCGATCCGTACGCTCCATGATTGAGGCAGAGCTGAGCCGCGGCCTGGTAAACTTCCGCACCCAGACTCCATCCGGCTGCCGCACTTTGCTCAGACTCCACCGTGCCCTGCTGTGGCTCCAGCTGTTCCTCCAGAAGGTGGGCGAGGGCCCAGATGCCAGTGGCGAGATGCCACACCCGTCAGACCTGTGCCGGGAGGCCTATCAACTCACCCTCGCCCACCACCACTCCTGGATCGCCCAGCGCGCGGCGGAGCTGGCCTTCATGGCCATGCCTGACCGGGAGGCGATGATCCAGCTGGTGTGCGTGCACAGCCAGCAGGAAGCAGGGCGTGTCCTGGACAGGGTGGCCCGGGCGTTGGGGGAGGTGTACTCCAGGACCCAGAATGCTTTTGAGGAGCATGGCCTGCTGGATCTCCCATAG
- the LOC125750431 gene encoding uncharacterized protein LOC125750431 isoform X1: MSHGHLLEEAVASTFIAGWISPAMERNELSPDMNQSRTGPMDLTGRPPQVIKDLGENPQKSPVSPASPQQNGFSPDDTPTTSMLFLSLGSPQLLAELQQRVTRHVPVEESAPRPSTPTSPISMVTVSLGNGASPPQPLSPVSGGSLSLSSPELLRELKQSQPLRHVKPQRGLTTVFSGRGRMTQSQVHASSPVANPTLTPPPMAGQKGEAAKY, translated from the exons AGAAGCTGTAGCATCAACTTTCATCGCTGGCTGGATATCACCTGCCATGGAGAGGAatgag TTGTCTCCAGATATGAATCAGAGCCGTACTGGACCCATGGATCTTACCGGCCGCCCCCCACAGGTGATTAAGGACCTGGGGGAGAATCCCCAGAAATCCCCTGTATCTCCAGCGTCTCCCCAACAAAATGGCTTCTCTCCAGATGACACTCCCACGACATCGATGT TGTTCCTCTCCCTGGGGAGTCCCCAGCTGCTGGCAGAGCTGCAGCAGAGGGTCACCCGCCACGTCCCAGTAGAAGAGTCAGCCCCGCGCCCCAGCACGCCAACCTCCCCCATTTCCATGGTGACGGTTTCCCTTGGAAACGGGGCCTCGCCCCCCCAACCCCTGTCCCCTGTGTCAGGAG GATCACTCTCTCTCAGCAGTCCGGAGCTCCTTCGAGAGCTGAAGCAGTCTCAGCCCCTCAGACACGTAAAACCCCAGAGAGGCTTGACCACGGTGTTctctggcagaggaagaatg ACTCAAAGCCAGGTCCACGCTTCAAGCCCTGTTGCCAATCCCACCCTCACTCCTCCACCAATGGCAGGGCAGAAGGGGGAGGCGGCCAAGTATTAG
- the LOC125750431 gene encoding uncharacterized protein LOC125750431 isoform X2 has product MERNELSPDMNQSRTGPMDLTGRPPQVIKDLGENPQKSPVSPASPQQNGFSPDDTPTTSMLFLSLGSPQLLAELQQRVTRHVPVEESAPRPSTPTSPISMVTVSLGNGASPPQPLSPVSGGSLSLSSPELLRELKQSQPLRHVKPQRGLTTVFSGRGRMTQSQVHASSPVANPTLTPPPMAGQKGEAAKY; this is encoded by the exons ATGGAGAGGAatgag TTGTCTCCAGATATGAATCAGAGCCGTACTGGACCCATGGATCTTACCGGCCGCCCCCCACAGGTGATTAAGGACCTGGGGGAGAATCCCCAGAAATCCCCTGTATCTCCAGCGTCTCCCCAACAAAATGGCTTCTCTCCAGATGACACTCCCACGACATCGATGT TGTTCCTCTCCCTGGGGAGTCCCCAGCTGCTGGCAGAGCTGCAGCAGAGGGTCACCCGCCACGTCCCAGTAGAAGAGTCAGCCCCGCGCCCCAGCACGCCAACCTCCCCCATTTCCATGGTGACGGTTTCCCTTGGAAACGGGGCCTCGCCCCCCCAACCCCTGTCCCCTGTGTCAGGAG GATCACTCTCTCTCAGCAGTCCGGAGCTCCTTCGAGAGCTGAAGCAGTCTCAGCCCCTCAGACACGTAAAACCCCAGAGAGGCTTGACCACGGTGTTctctggcagaggaagaatg ACTCAAAGCCAGGTCCACGCTTCAAGCCCTGTTGCCAATCCCACCCTCACTCCTCCACCAATGGCAGGGCAGAAGGGGGAGGCGGCCAAGTATTAG